A single region of the Deltaproteobacteria bacterium genome encodes:
- a CDS encoding molybdopterin molybdotransferase MoeA: MRGFAQRVDVEQVERLLAPLCTPLGAEPVPLLDCAGRVLAQDVASDVDVPGFARSAMDGYAVRGEDTFGTSEYSALELALVGEAYPGRPFSGRVGAAQAVRIMTGAPIPDGADAVAKAEVCEERDGRVRIHEPVAPRKNVGAVGEDIRRGEVVLRAGRRLRPQDAGLLASIGRGHVPCVRRPRVRLVITGDELLAPGSTPDGVRIVDSNSVVLRALVARDGGELLPFELIPDRPERIAAALQAGDADVVLVSGGSSVGAEDHAPRLLEKLGELLFHGVSMRPSSPAGGGRIGAALVFLLPGNPVSCLCAYEFFAGPSVRSLGGRSRAWPHRRVRALLARKISSEVGRTDYVRVAFEGERVVPVATAGASILSSTVRADGVVIVPRGLEGMPEGAEVDVLLYDDEPRAGEASR; this comes from the coding sequence ATGCGGGGATTCGCGCAGCGGGTGGACGTCGAGCAGGTGGAACGCCTGCTCGCGCCGCTCTGCACCCCGCTCGGAGCCGAGCCGGTGCCGCTGCTCGACTGTGCGGGCCGCGTGCTCGCGCAGGACGTCGCGTCCGACGTGGACGTGCCGGGCTTCGCCCGCTCGGCCATGGACGGCTACGCGGTTCGCGGCGAGGACACCTTCGGCACCTCGGAGTATTCCGCGCTCGAGCTCGCGCTGGTCGGAGAGGCATACCCCGGCCGGCCCTTCTCTGGGCGCGTCGGCGCGGCCCAGGCCGTGCGCATCATGACCGGCGCGCCGATCCCCGACGGCGCGGATGCGGTGGCGAAGGCGGAGGTCTGCGAGGAGCGCGACGGCCGGGTCCGGATCCACGAGCCGGTCGCGCCGCGCAAGAACGTCGGAGCCGTCGGCGAGGACATCCGCCGCGGCGAGGTCGTGCTTCGCGCCGGCCGCCGGCTGCGCCCGCAGGACGCGGGGCTGCTCGCGTCGATCGGGCGCGGCCATGTTCCTTGCGTGCGCCGTCCGCGCGTCCGGCTGGTGATCACCGGCGACGAGCTTCTGGCTCCGGGATCTACACCGGACGGCGTCAGGATCGTCGACTCGAACTCGGTCGTGCTTCGCGCTCTGGTCGCGCGCGACGGAGGCGAGCTGCTGCCCTTCGAGCTGATCCCCGATCGGCCCGAGCGGATCGCGGCCGCGCTCCAAGCCGGCGACGCCGACGTGGTGCTGGTCTCGGGCGGCTCGAGCGTCGGCGCCGAGGACCACGCGCCGCGGCTGCTCGAGAAGCTCGGCGAGCTGCTCTTCCACGGCGTCTCGATGCGGCCCTCGAGCCCGGCGGGCGGCGGGCGGATCGGAGCGGCGCTGGTGTTCCTGCTCCCGGGCAATCCCGTGAGCTGCCTCTGCGCGTACGAGTTCTTCGCGGGCCCCTCGGTCCGCAGTCTCGGCGGGCGCTCGCGCGCGTGGCCGCATCGGCGCGTCCGCGCGCTGCTCGCGCGCAAGATCAGCTCCGAGGTCGGCCGCACCGACTACGTGCGCGTGGCCTTCGAGGGCGAGCGCGTCGTTCCGGTCGCGACGGCGGGCGCGTCGATCCTCTCGTCGACGGTCCGCGCGGACGGCGTCGTGATCGTCCCGCGCGGGCTCGAGGGCATGCCGGAAGGTGCCGAGGTCGACGTGCTGCTCTACGACGACGAGCCGCGAGCGGGCGAGGCGAGTCGGTGA
- a CDS encoding aldehyde ferredoxin oxidoreductase, which translates to MEGDKIVHVDMNAMTVRNENLPKEWELLGGRGLSAKILLRDLANPKCDALGPENLFILAPGVLSGTSAPTSGRISIGCKSPLTGGIKEANSGGNPGQDLAKLGIRAIVVAGQPKDKSKLYGLECDEAGVRIVPADHLAMKWNYATCEELGKKYTKNASFISIGPAGEQLLTGASVACTDQDNRHPARHAARGGVGAVMGSKRLKFVAIERGKSRLREAKNKSDFNELAKKYTKAYLDGPQMFKTGTSSIVPIANMLQTFPYKNRVFGQSPDAANLDGARIVESFEKRGGSMHNCLTGCIVRCSNIVHDAEGKYKTSALEFETLTLLGANCAVASWEDVADLDRLCDEVGLDTIETGAAIGVLMDAGKMAWGDAAAMKAAIADVGKGTALGKVIGNGCVAAGKHTGHHRIPAVRGQAIPAWDPRPLKATGVTYATSAMGADHTAGLIVNPGLPADQFAQASQEVQLVNAVCDSSGFCQFVQPTLDDIRQYYGHMYGREVSRQEIADQGWQILADEWEFNRRAGFTAADDVLPKCMQEDAIGPAKVVFDVPAAVIADAKVRKAVRDNLFTTKAAG; encoded by the coding sequence ATGGAAGGCGACAAGATCGTTCACGTCGACATGAACGCCATGACCGTCAGGAACGAGAACCTGCCCAAGGAATGGGAGCTTCTCGGCGGGCGGGGGCTCTCGGCGAAGATCCTGCTTCGCGACCTTGCGAATCCGAAGTGCGACGCGCTCGGTCCCGAGAACCTGTTCATCCTCGCGCCGGGCGTGCTCTCCGGAACGTCGGCGCCGACCTCGGGCCGGATCAGCATCGGCTGCAAGAGCCCGCTCACCGGCGGCATCAAGGAGGCGAACTCCGGCGGGAACCCGGGCCAGGACCTGGCCAAGCTGGGCATCCGCGCGATCGTCGTTGCGGGGCAGCCGAAGGACAAGAGCAAGCTCTACGGCCTGGAGTGCGACGAGGCGGGCGTGCGCATCGTCCCCGCCGACCACCTGGCCATGAAGTGGAACTACGCCACCTGCGAGGAGCTGGGCAAGAAGTACACGAAGAACGCCTCGTTCATCTCGATCGGCCCGGCCGGCGAGCAGCTGCTCACCGGCGCGTCGGTCGCCTGCACCGACCAGGACAATCGCCACCCGGCGCGCCACGCGGCGCGAGGCGGCGTCGGCGCGGTGATGGGCTCCAAGCGCCTGAAGTTCGTCGCGATCGAGCGCGGGAAGTCGCGCCTGCGCGAGGCGAAGAACAAGTCCGACTTCAACGAGCTCGCCAAGAAGTACACCAAGGCGTACCTGGACGGGCCGCAGATGTTCAAGACCGGCACGTCCTCGATCGTGCCGATCGCGAACATGCTGCAGACGTTCCCGTACAAGAACCGCGTCTTCGGGCAGTCGCCCGACGCCGCGAACCTGGACGGCGCGCGCATCGTCGAGAGCTTCGAGAAGCGCGGCGGCAGCATGCACAACTGCCTGACCGGCTGCATCGTGCGCTGCTCGAACATCGTCCACGACGCCGAGGGCAAGTACAAGACCAGCGCGCTCGAGTTCGAGACGCTGACGCTGCTCGGCGCGAACTGCGCCGTTGCGAGCTGGGAGGACGTCGCCGATCTCGATCGTCTCTGTGACGAGGTCGGGCTCGACACGATCGAGACCGGCGCCGCGATCGGCGTGCTGATGGACGCGGGCAAGATGGCCTGGGGCGACGCCGCGGCGATGAAGGCGGCGATCGCCGACGTCGGCAAGGGCACGGCGCTCGGCAAGGTGATCGGAAACGGCTGCGTCGCGGCTGGCAAGCACACCGGCCACCACCGCATTCCGGCGGTTCGCGGCCAGGCGATCCCCGCCTGGGATCCCCGCCCGCTGAAGGCCACCGGCGTCACCTACGCGACCAGCGCCATGGGCGCGGACCACACCGCGGGGCTGATCGTGAACCCGGGCCTTCCGGCCGACCAGTTCGCGCAGGCCTCGCAGGAGGTGCAGCTGGTGAACGCGGTCTGCGACTCGTCGGGCTTCTGCCAGTTCGTGCAGCCCACGCTCGACGACATCCGCCAGTACTACGGGCACATGTACGGTCGCGAGGTCTCGCGCCAGGAGATCGCCGATCAGGGCTGGCAGATCCTCGCGGACGAGTGGGAGTTCAACCGCCGCGCCGGCTTCACGGCCGCCGACGACGTGCTCCCGAAGTGCATGCAGGAGGACGCGATCGGTCCGGCAAAGGTCGTCTTCGACGTGCCGGCCGCGGTGATCGCCGACGCGAAGGTTCGAAAGGCCGTCCGCGACAACCTGTTCACGACCAAGGCGGCCGGCTGA
- a CDS encoding MoaD/ThiS family protein encodes MPRVLIPPPYRGPTLGEAELVVECETVRGAILAVEQKYPGFGQLVLDAQGKLHRFAKLFVNGEAVGSGQLDRPIGAGDELEIVAAIAGG; translated from the coding sequence ATGCCCCGAGTCCTGATCCCACCCCCGTACAGAGGCCCGACGCTGGGCGAGGCCGAGCTCGTGGTCGAGTGCGAGACCGTGCGCGGCGCGATTCTCGCGGTCGAGCAGAAGTACCCCGGCTTCGGGCAGCTCGTGCTCGACGCGCAGGGCAAGCTGCACCGGTTCGCGAAGCTCTTCGTGAACGGCGAGGCGGTCGGCTCGGGGCAGCTCGACCGGCCGATCGGCGCCGGCGACGAGCTCGAGATCGTCGCCGCGATCGCCGGTGGCTGA